From one Sulfurimonas sp. HSL-3221 genomic stretch:
- a CDS encoding 2-oxoacid:acceptor oxidoreductase family protein has translation MRNTLRFTGVGGQGVLLAGEIMAACKIKLGGFGLKTATYTSQVRGGPTVVDITLDDDEIRYPYANEGEIDFMLSVADVSYQSFKKGVKPGGVIVVDPNLVHPTDEDRQTWKIVEIPIITIAKEEVGNVITQSVVAMAIANQITSVLEPEALKEVMLSKVPKKVHEANLKAWELGVKYAIESGVTLAA, from the coding sequence ATGAGAAATACATTACGTTTTACCGGTGTAGGCGGGCAGGGGGTTCTCCTTGCCGGCGAGATCATGGCGGCCTGTAAGATCAAACTTGGCGGTTTCGGTCTGAAAACGGCGACCTATACATCCCAGGTCCGTGGCGGCCCGACCGTTGTTGACATTACGCTTGACGACGATGAAATCCGCTATCCGTACGCGAACGAAGGCGAGATTGACTTCATGCTCTCTGTTGCGGACGTCAGCTACCAGTCTTTCAAAAAGGGTGTAAAGCCGGGCGGCGTCATCGTTGTCGACCCGAACCTGGTGCACCCGACAGACGAAGACCGTCAAACATGGAAGATCGTTGAGATCCCCATTATCACGATCGCAAAGGAAGAGGTCGGTAACGTCATTACGCAATCTGTCGTAGCGATGGCGATTGCGAACCAGATCACAAGCGTTCTCGAACCGGAAGCCCTCAAAGAGGTCATGCTTTCCAAGGTACCGAAAAAAGTACACGAAGCAAACCTCAAAGCCTGGGAACTCGGCGTCAAGTACGCTATCGAATCCGGCGTCACTCTGGCGGCGTAA
- a CDS encoding 2-oxoglutarate ferredoxin oxidoreductase subunit beta, whose product MAFNYDKYLRVDKMPTLWCWGCGDGVILKATIRAIEKMGWDMDKVCVVSGIGCSGRFSSYINCNTIHTTHGRTVAYATGVKLAKPEANVIVVAGDGDGLAIGGNHTIHGCRRNIDLNFILINNFIYGLTNSQTSPTTPQGMWTVSQKNGNIDPTFDACALAIGAGASFVARETMLDPKKLEKILVKGFSHKGFSFFDIMSNCHINLGRKNKMANAMQNLEWIDSITMPLRKWEALSDEEKKNVFPTGVLKEVNDPEYCESYDQIKAAAQGKRAKLTQDDFEKKI is encoded by the coding sequence ATGGCTTTTAACTACGACAAATACCTTCGTGTAGACAAGATGCCGACACTCTGGTGTTGGGGCTGCGGTGACGGTGTCATCCTCAAAGCGACGATCCGTGCGATCGAGAAGATGGGCTGGGACATGGACAAAGTCTGTGTTGTTTCCGGTATCGGTTGTTCCGGACGTTTCAGCTCTTACATTAACTGTAATACGATTCACACGACACACGGCCGTACCGTTGCGTACGCTACCGGCGTGAAGCTTGCGAAACCGGAAGCAAACGTGATCGTTGTTGCCGGTGACGGTGACGGCCTGGCGATCGGTGGTAACCACACGATCCACGGTTGCCGCCGTAACATCGACCTGAATTTCATCCTGATCAACAACTTCATCTACGGTCTGACCAACTCCCAGACATCCCCGACGACACCGCAGGGGATGTGGACGGTCAGCCAGAAGAACGGTAACATCGACCCGACCTTCGACGCCTGTGCGCTCGCGATCGGTGCCGGTGCCTCTTTTGTTGCGCGTGAAACGATGCTTGACCCGAAGAAACTCGAGAAGATCCTTGTCAAAGGCTTCAGCCACAAAGGTTTCTCTTTCTTCGACATTATGTCCAACTGCCATATCAACCTTGGCCGTAAGAACAAAATGGCGAATGCAATGCAGAACCTTGAGTGGATCGACAGCATCACAATGCCGCTGCGCAAATGGGAAGCCCTCTCCGACGAAGAGAAGAAAAACGTTTTCCCGACGGGTGTCCTCAAAGAGGTTAATGACCCTGAGTACTGTGAATCTTACGACCAGATCAAAGCGGCAGCACAGGGCAAACGCGCGAAACTGACGCAAGACGACTTCGAGAAAAAGATCTAA